The following is a genomic window from Nymphaea colorata isolate Beijing-Zhang1983 unplaced genomic scaffold, ASM883128v2 scaffold0559, whole genome shotgun sequence.
ATCCTTCATCATTAGTACAAATGAGCAAAATAACCTAAGCCAACGCGATGGCATACAGGATGAATTGCTAAATCACAAGTCCCTACATCGTCATCGCAGCTGACGAGGAACTGCTCCTCTCCACCCTAATCAAACGCATCAAGTTTAGATACGAAAGGGAAAAGGTCGAAAGCGAAAGAAACTCACTCTATAACTCAAGGATATCACACAATGAATCTCAACTGCTAAAAAGCAACCTGAAGCCACCCACCACCAAAAGTCAGCTGTTCTTCACACCACAATCGACGGACAGGTCGAAATTTTAAAGTAGTAATGTGAAGAAAACTTTGCCAACGCCCACCATCAGTCTCATCGCATAGCGCATCAAGAGGAAACTAGGATAAAAGAACGCATGATTGAGGCAATACATCTATGTCTGGGATGAATATCACTCCTACTCACTTTTTCTTCAACTTAGAGTAGCCTCTAATATTTGCGTTGATTTTGCATTGGCATGCAAATCGCAATTGGTGTCTAACCGGTTAAATCGTTTCCTGTTTGCTAGTTAGCTTATAATAAATTGCCGATGAACAAGAAGCTGGATGTTAACGAACTGGTCATCAACAGGCTCAAGAAAGAACGCAAGGAGTGGCGTCTCGAGCACCCCTTCGGCTTCGTCGCCAAGCCCGTCCTCAACTCAGACGGCACCTCCAACATGCTCAAATGGGATTGCGAAATCCCAGGACCAAAAAACTCGCCCTGGGAAGCGGGAACCTACAGTCTCACCATGGACTTCTCCCACGACTTCCCCGTACGGTAGGCATTGCGATATTCAGTCCGCCCAAATGCATATTCAAACCTGTGCTTCCCCATCCCAACGTTTACCCTTCAGGGACGGTTTGCCTTTCGATCTTGAACGAGGAGGAGGACTGGAAGCCCCACATCGGCGTCAAGCAGATTCTGCTGGGAATCCAGAAGCTTTTGAAGGATGAGCCAAACATCGAGTCACCCGCCCAGATGGAGCCTTTGACCCTCTACAGGTCCAACCGGGATGAGTACATCAAGAGAGTGAAGAGCTTCGCCGCCCAGTGCAAGAAGAACTGAGGAATGATGGTTCGGCAATTTGAAGTTAGATATGTTCATATAATTCTCATAGACAAACAGTGAGCAATCACATAAATTTGTTCATCTTGAGAGCGATGCGCTTCTGGAGGCCAGTCAGGTCCAGCAGGTAGGAGAGCTCTTCGGTGGAATGCACTGTTGGCTCCGATTCTGTTGATGATGTCTCTGAGATTGATCTTCAAGGCTTGCCCAGATTCCTTCTCGCAATGCAGCTTCAGTTCCTTGAGCCTGTGAGCAAGAACATTCATCAAGTGGTCGGCATTCTCCTTGGGGACCACCTTCTCCTGGTCATTAACAGCCTCAAACCATGGGGTCATCGATTCGAAGTCAGCATCCCCGAGTGAAATGTTGACTTAGAGTCTCTCGAAAGCAGTGATGTCCATGATGTCCTTGCAGTGGCGGTAGGTTTGGTTGAAGGAGTATGCCTCAAGGGAGTAGTTTTTGGAGTGAGGGCCAAATTTGGTACCAACAGACAAGATGATGGGATAGTTTAGGATACCTTGAGCCTTGAAGCCGGATTCTTTGTTCACGTACATGGTGTGAAGGACGGCTAAGTTTCTATCGGGAGCCAAGTCAGTGACGGCAACACCGATGATTTGCAAGTTGGGGAAGACACTGGTGAGGTTTTCAAGGCTGCGTTGATGTTCAGCGAAATCGATGGGTTTGACCTTCATAAGATAGCGTTTACTTTATTTTCCTCGCAGATGGCGACGGGTACGATTTCGAGGATGTCGATATGTGATGAATAGACTTTTCCGAGGATGGTGGCCTGGATTCTATTGCCATTTCGACATTTAAGATTGAGGATTTGCAGGGGGATGATTGGGTTGACGTTGATCCTTTTACTAAAATTTCCAAAGTCGATAATTTCTTCAGCCATGTGCCGCTTGTTGATTGTAATCAATCTATATTAATGATATTGGTTAAAATAATCAAAAATAATAGCAATAAATCATACGATCAACATTAACTCAGAAAAAGTCATATTATACGCCGAATTTCTTGTTGAATTCATACACCATGTCCAAAAGAGTCTTGTCTGTCTTCAGCTCGTTTTTATTCACGTAGATTCTCTAGATATCCTTGGCAAATTAGACAGGACCGTGGATCTGCATTTCCTTATAAGTGGTGGAGCAACTGGATGCCACCTCCTTCGCCTTTGATGCGTCAATAGCAGCCTTAAGCTCGTTGTCGTTGAGCTTGTTTAGAATCTTAAAGCAGTACTTGAAAGTAGCGATTGATGAGTTTTGATTGCTTGAGTCCATTCGGTAAATGTGCATCTCTATCTCACATGCTCTTGAGCAAAAAGTAAGATTGGCCATAGCCTACGCAAGCACCTACTCCCTTCGGATCGTTGGTGAAGTTAATCACACCGTACTTCACACGTTCAAAGTCAGTAGCCTTTGCATACTTTTTATCAAACATCCTATCCTACCAGCCAGTTCTGGAGGCTCTGCTTAAGCTTCCCGAGCTCTTGTTGGTCTAAAATTGGCTCCGATAGTGGGTGTCCTTGATGAAGAACTGCATGTGCTTCGACACATGGATATGGATGATGATGGGAGCATAATTTTAGACATAGAACTGTAGGTTATTCAAGTCTTAGATGGTATATCCCagtctctttatttttttctgcagCTCTCCTTCGCTGCATTGTGCTCTTTCTCGGATTTAAGAGTCATGTATCGCATTGCCTCTACCTGTAGAGGGGTCATTCTAGTCTTGGGGTCAAATGATAGATTCTTCAATGCTTATTTGCTGCAGGATTTGAGATGGGCCTCCATGGCTTCAGGGAAGAATTTTTGTCTGCAGTAAATGCATTCTTCCATGTTCTTGAGAGCAACCTGTTCTTATCTTCTTAGTTGTTCTCTCAATTCTTCTTATTCTTTGACTAATGCCTCATGACTCAGCAGACAGCTGGTGTAATGTCGATCGAAGAAATCCACTTTTACCTTTTCCTGGCAAATCTGGCACTACTTTTTTTATGATTCCTGCAATTCTGCATCACAAAACACGCATTCTACATTAATGGCATCATTTTCTAGATTGCAGTTTGGGCATTTAATTTGCGGATTTTTGATCTCTTAGACAGCTTTTAAGGGGGTATCGCATATCTCACAGCTCTGTGCATGTGCAGCGTTCGTATACGTGCACATGGGACaaacattttggtttttttgatTCGGGACAGCTTCCCTGGTTGTGCTCCTCAAGCCCGCTCATGCATTTGGGACAAGGGTAAACTTCCTAATTGACTGTCGAATTGCAATAAGAGCAAATCCAAGTGCCGTAGCTCAACATTTTGATTATAATTTACTTAAATCTCAAtcaatataaaagaataatGATATGATTGATTTCCGAGATATATGCCttacatttataaaatggaaactagccaaaaataaaaagaatatacTAAGGAATGGACAGATATTATGATGCATATCAGAAGGTCTTCTTTGTCATGATGTTGTAGAAGTCCTCTCGTGAGATCTCGCGACCGTTACTGGAGGCCCTTTGAAGCATTTATTCAAGTTCCTGAACATTCATGGTCTCTCCAAGCTCTTTTGCCACTCTCCTGATGTTGTTTGCGTTGATGGTTCCGGTCTTGTCGTCGTCGAAGAGGTCGAAGATCTTGTTGATGCCGTTCTACTTAGAATTGAAAATACCCTTGACTCTTTGTCTCCAGCTTGGAGGTGATGGCATCCAAAAATTCCTCAAAGTCGATTTCGCGGCCTTCGCTTTCGAGTTCGGTGATCATGTTAAAGATGGTTGGGTTCTTGGATTCAAATCCGAGACTCTGCATGGCCGACTTGAGTTCTCTACATGATGGATTGATTACCTGGGGTCGATTTTTCCGGTGGCTTCAGTGTCGAACAAATTGAAGGCTTATCTGAGCTCTTCAATTTCGTCCTCAGTTAGTCCTGgtctttcaattttcttcttgGATGGGCCTTTGCCTGCAGTCTTTcccttcattttcaaatttatcaGTTATTTTATAAACCAAATTCCATCGTAAAGCACTCATATAAACAATCACTTTATTAAGCTGAAATCAAACGTTATATAAGAGATGattaatattttgatatggCTATGTGATGGAGTGATTATTAATCGTTCAAGAGCATGTGAATTAAGCATAATTAATCATTTGAATTAATATAATAAATCTGATTGCGAGGGAAATACCCATGACCGAGGAAGACATCGTGAAATATACCAAAGACCATACACACCACGGACTAAACGAGACGGAAATTTTGAATCGGTTCATGTAATACGCGTCAGGGTGCTCTGACCCTGAGAACATCTTCAGATACATGTAGTAAAAAGCCATCTGCACTTTCTTGACATCGTACTGGATCCAAAAAGCTGACTACCATGCAAACATTGGCGACTATAGCAGCTGTTTCGAGTGCATAAACTATGCCAAGAGTCTAAACTAAGACGaaaagtaaggctcaaataatgTAGGGATGAAGAGATTGTTAGCAAGAAGGAGACTGAAATGGTGAATAAACTGATGTGTGATATGAGGTCGTTCCCTTGAAGGGCAAAAGATCGATAGACTAGTTTCAATTCGTCAATAACCAGAAGAAAAATGGAGTAAAATAAATGCTTTAGTCGATTATACCCATCTACGAGACCAAATACGCAGGCCTacggaaggaaaaagagaagaactTCAAACAAGCAAGGCAAAAGATGCCCACTTCTTGGCTAGCTGAGGagtattaaaaataataaatttaataGAAAAAGATAGAGGCTAAGGTCATGAAAATTCTGTCAGGCTTTCAAGGGAAGTGAGGTATCACTCCATGCACACCCCAATCAAATTAGAGACCCTCTGAGATTGACGAAAACTATGGATTCAGTTTAAATCCTGAGAAAGAAGCGAAGcacaaatgaaaagaagaagaaaaaccacTCACATTAAAAGAATGATTCTGGTGACGATTACGATGAGGCATTCGAAGCGACTAACTCCTCAAAGATGGTAGCGAGTGTTCCTGTTGGCAGGAAGTTGAGCGGCTTTAAGAGAAGAGTTACTTTTGAAAGCATTAATTGAACCTTTGATTATATTCTTGCTTTTATTGCAGCTTATTAATCAATCATCAATTTAGAGAGGCAAATAAACTCCATATTCTTCATTAACACTCAGGAGCATcattaaaatagtaaaaatagTGAGAAACCCACTAAGGAAATATGATTTGATGCAAGATGAAAATTAAATATCATAAGTCAAATGTGCTCACTTCATCGAAATAGCTTTTCCCGTCCACATTCTTGAACCCACTACTTGTAAAATCAAGTTATTCTCGATAGTCTTTGGAAATATTGCCTTTTTCGAGAATTTCAAGGACCATGTTCAAGTTTTAAAAGCTTGAATCGCTGTTTTTTGTACTTTTCCTCGGCTCAAAGTGAGTGATTAGCTGAATGTGCGAGTATAGGTTTGATTGGCTGGCCTGTATTACGATATAAAGCATGATGGATATCATGTTCTTGTAGTCGATTTATACGCCTTCCACTCTAATCCCATATTTTTTGTAGAAGCAAAGTATCGTGGACTAAATTTGCTTCTGCAATCCTTCGATTAGGTGCAGCTTTTACGATGGATTATTGACTCTAACTATTTCTTTGATGATTTGAATAGCCCCTAGGTACGGCCTTTCGTGCTGTATGTTCGCTTTGACATGAAACATTTCCAAGGTTTTTTCGTTGAGTCTTAAATTTTAGCTAATTTAAAAGTCATTTATGGTCATAGAGGA
Proteins encoded in this region:
- the LOC116245172 gene encoding LOW QUALITY PROTEIN: uncharacterized protein LOC116245172 (The sequence of the model RefSeq protein was modified relative to this genomic sequence to represent the inferred CDS: deleted 2 bases in 1 codon), whose amino-acid sequence is MNKKLDVNELVINRLKKERKEWRLEHPFGFVAKPVLNSDGTSNMLKWDCEIPGPKNSPWEAGTYSLTMDFSHDFPVRGIAIFSPPKCIFKPVLPHPNVYPSGTVCLSILNEEEDWKPHIGVKQILLGIQKLLKDEPNIESPAQMEPLTLYRSNRDEYIKRVKSFAAQCKKN